The Flavivirga eckloniae genomic interval TTCCTGTGTTTGTTACTTTTACGGTTGCTTTATAATTATCATCAATTTTAAGGTCTTTATATTCAAAAGATGTGTATGATAGACCAAAACCAAATGGGTACAAAGGTTCTTCTGTCATGTACTTATAGGTTCTTCCTTTCATGTTATAATCTTCGTAAGGAGGTAATTGGTCAACTGATTTTGGAAATGTGATCGGTAATTTTCCTGAAGGGGCAACATCTCCAAATAACACATCGGCAACGGCATTACCACCTTCTTCACCAGGATACCAAACAAAAAGTATAGCTTCAACAATATCGTGTAATTCTGGAATGGCAATTGGGCTTCCTCCTGTTAAAACCAATACTAAAGGTTTTTCTGTTTGACTTTTTATTTTCTTTATATAATCTATTTGGTTTTGAGGCAATTTAATATTTGTTCTATCTCCTTTTTCGCTTGATGCCAAAGCTTCGCCTTCTTCACCTTCTAATAGAGCGGAAATTCCCATAACCGCGATACAAACATCTGATTGACCAGCTTCTCCTGTAGACCAATCTATAGGGTTTACATTTTTTCTGAACGGTAATACTCCGGATTTGTAATTAATACTTGTTCCTGGACTTACTTTACTTACTATACCGTCTAAAATAGTTTGTGTGTTACTGGTTAAACCGTAGTAATTCCCTAATAAAACTTCTTCGTTTGAGGCATTAGGACCAACCACATACATGGTACGTGTATCTTTTTTAAGTGGTAACAGATTGTTTTCGTTTTTTAATAACACTATAGATTTTTGAGCAGCTTCACGGGCTATTTTTCGGTGATCTTCTGAGTCTATAACTTCTGCAGTGATTTTATCGTAAGGATTCAAGCCTATTGGATCGAACATGCCTAATTTAAATCTGGTAAGCAGGTTTTCCTTTAGTCTTTTGTTTAATAAATCTTCGGTGATCAGCTTTTGGTTTAAAGCATTTTGCAGTACTTTATAAACATTTCCACAGTTAATATTGGTACCACTGTGTAATGCCAAGGCAGCAGATTCTTCTGGTGTTTGGGTTACTTTATGAAATGCATGGAAATCTTTTATGGCACCACAATCTGATACGATGTATCCATCGAATCCCCAATCTTCGCGCAAAATATCTTGTAATAGATATGGGCTACCACAGCAAGGTTCCCCTAGTGTTCTATTGTAGGCTCCCATAACACCTTCTACATTAGCTTCCTGAACGAGAGCCTTAAATGCTGGTAAATAGGTTTCAAATAAATCTTTTTTATTAACGACTGCATCAAATTCATGACGAAACTCTTCTGGTCCACTGTGTACTGCATAATGTTTTGCACAGGCAGCGGCTTTAATATAGTCTGGATTATCGCCTTGTAAACCTTTTACAAACGATACGCCTATTCGGCTTGTTAAATAAGGGTCTTCGCCATAAGTTTCCTGTCCGCGCCCCCAACGTGCGTCTCTAAATATGTTTACATTTGGCGACCAAAAAGTTAAACCAGCATATCTACTTCTGTTATTAATTTTAAGTGCTTCGTTGTATTTTGCACGGGCTTCGTCGGATATGGCATTTCCAACACGATGTATTAATTCTTCATCAAAAGTAGCTCCCAGTGCTATGGCTTGAGGGAACACCGTGGCTCTACCATTACGAGCTACACCGTGTAAACATTCGTTCCACCAATTATACTCAGGTATATTTAGGCGTTCTATGGGCGGACAGACATCTAACATTTGCGAACACTTTTCTTCTAGGGTCATTTCAGCAATTAAAGTGTCTACTCTTTTATTCAAAGATAACGAGGTGTCTTCCCATGGGTGTTTTGGTTTAGGTAATTTGGTTTCTTCTTTTGCAGTAGTTTGAGAGGTTTTGCTATTGTTCTCTTTACAACTGTAAAAATTGAAAACACTTATTGCCAATAGAGCTACAGTAAGTGTTTGAATTGTTTTTTTCATAAAATATTATATAATTGAGTTAATCTATTTTGTTAATCGTTCCAATGCGCGTCGATAACTTTTTGAATATGCGGATACTTTTCTCCGTCTTCTTCAT includes:
- a CDS encoding glycoside hydrolase family 3 C-terminal domain-containing protein → MKKTIQTLTVALLAISVFNFYSCKENNSKTSQTTAKEETKLPKPKHPWEDTSLSLNKRVDTLIAEMTLEEKCSQMLDVCPPIERLNIPEYNWWNECLHGVARNGRATVFPQAIALGATFDEELIHRVGNAISDEARAKYNEALKINNRSRYAGLTFWSPNVNIFRDARWGRGQETYGEDPYLTSRIGVSFVKGLQGDNPDYIKAAACAKHYAVHSGPEEFRHEFDAVVNKKDLFETYLPAFKALVQEANVEGVMGAYNRTLGEPCCGSPYLLQDILREDWGFDGYIVSDCGAIKDFHAFHKVTQTPEESAALALHSGTNINCGNVYKVLQNALNQKLITEDLLNKRLKENLLTRFKLGMFDPIGLNPYDKITAEVIDSEDHRKIAREAAQKSIVLLKNENNLLPLKKDTRTMYVVGPNASNEEVLLGNYYGLTSNTQTILDGIVSKVSPGTSINYKSGVLPFRKNVNPIDWSTGEAGQSDVCIAVMGISALLEGEEGEALASSEKGDRTNIKLPQNQIDYIKKIKSQTEKPLVLVLTGGSPIAIPELHDIVEAILFVWYPGEEGGNAVADVLFGDVAPSGKLPITFPKSVDQLPPYEDYNMKGRTYKYMTEEPLYPFGFGLSYTSFEYKDLKIDDNYKATVKVTNTGKIDSEEVVQLYISSPLAGSKDPIYDLKSFKRIFIKAGETQSVTFNLSKETFNQFDDEGKEVTRKGDYTIYVNGSLPSKRSEALGASKSIKTTIKL